The Bacillus zhangzhouensis region CATATATGTTTTCGACAGCTTCATATCTGTTTTGAGTAAAGTATAGTAGATGAGAACATTCATGACACCTGGCTCTAGCTGCTGCTCGAGCATGATATCTTCGACAATTCTTAAATCGGCATACGTTGGCTCAATGCCGTCTGCCATGTCTTTTAGCAGCTCTCTAGGCGAAATATGATCCAGCTTTTCAATCAATTTTGCATCTGGAGTATCCGCTGCCGCCGTCTTTGAAGCATCTTGTCGCAAGTGTCTTGGCTGTTTTTGATCAATCAGTTTTGGCTGTTCGCCTCTGTATTCAATTTGGTACCAGTCTCTTGCTGCTTTTCTCAGCTCTTCTGTTGAGATCATTTGATCCGAACCGCATGCACCTGCTACAATATTTTGCATTTGAAGCGGGGTGATGCCGTATACAACAGCTAACTTCTTAATTGTTTCTTTTACCTGCTTTGTCAAAGCCTTTCTTGGAATCATCATGTCAGACATACCCGCTAATAATAGATCGAAATCAAAGGATTCGTCTGAGAGCGGTGCCGGCTGACTCGATCCAACGGTCACATATTCATAGCCTTGATCAAGCGATGACGCCTGATGAATTTCTTCTGTCATCTTGCGCTCGCCTGGCTGCAATACGTGAAAAACTTCTTCAAACGACCGTGAAATATTCTTTGCTTCTGCAGGAACACCTGGATAAGAGAAATAATCGCGAAGCTGCATATATTTTGCTTTCTCTACACGATGGTAAAGCAGGACATTTAGCATACCATCTTGGAAAAATTCATCCGGTCTTAGCGGCGGTACAAGCTCATATGTAAACAGTCTGCCTTCTTCCGTTTCCTGTTCATATGTGCGGAGTAAACCGATCGCTTCAAGCTTTAAACGTTCCTCAAAAATATCATTTAAATTCGTCTGCAACATGACCATGAGCTGCCGATGAGGTGCAGGTTTCCCCCACAAACGATTTTGCTCCAGCTCTCCCCACAGCGTCATGTATAAGCTGAAGGCGGACATGCCAATAAGCGGCTGATATAAAAGAGTGATGAGCTGTCTATCGATGTCACCGAGCAATGAAGCGCTTTTGACGACATACGGATCGACGGCTAGCACTTCCTTCCAATGCTCTGTCATATGCTGATCCTCCCCATGAATTGCGATTGTTTCCATTGTACACTCTTTTTGCGTTTTACGCTTTACGCAGGAAAAAGAGCATGAAGAATCTTCAGCTCTTTTTAGCGTTCTTTCTTTAGTAAATCTTTTAATTCATCAATAAAGACATTGATATCTTTAAACTGCCGGTAAACTGAGGCAAACCTAACGTAAGACACTTCATCAATTTTCGCCAGCTCGTCCATCACCATTTCACCTACAAGCTCGCTTTTCACTTCTGACATGCCTTGATTGCGCAGTTCTTTTTCGATATTAAAGCAGACATCCTCCAGCTGCTTTAATGCGACAGGACGCTTTTCACACGCTTTGATGAGTCCTCTCAGCATCTTTTCCCGGCTGAATTCTTCTCGAATCCCTTCTTTTTTCACCACAATCAGCGGTAATTCTTCTAATTTTTCAAACGTCGTAAAGCGATACTGGCAACTTTCGCACTCTCTTCTACGACGGATGGATTTCCCCTCATCTACTGGTCTTGAATCAAGCACCCTTGTGCCAAGGTGCTGACATGTGGGACATTTCATTTCATCAGCTCCGATCTATTCTTGGAAGTTGTTTGTCTAGTTCATCATAAAGGGATACAACGGTCTTCTGACTATAGCCGAAATCTGTTGGCAGGGCCGTTTCTGTTGTCACAATTAAATCGACAGCTGTTTCAAAAGGACGAATTGAAATGACAGTCGCCACGAGAAAGGCTTTTTTCGGCAATCGTATGTTTGCACTGATTTCACCTCGTTCTGCTGAAACAGATGTCACTTGATAGGAATCGTTTCGGGAAAGAATAGCTTCCACCGCTTGAAAAACTTGTGCATTCGTCGACTTGTAGTAATGGCTTCTCAGCTCTGACAATGGATGCTCGTCAGATGTTTCTGTATGGTTTGACATGAACCGTTTAAACTTTTGTCTTAAAGTCATACACGTATCCCCTTTGCCATATGCCTCTTTCTTTATTTTATAAAAAAAACCTTTGTTTTCCTAGAACAAAAGGATAGACAAGCTGGAGAATGTTGGATTTTTTATCAAACAAATATAAAAAGGAGCATAACACAAAGGCATTCAATGCTTTTGGCCAGCTCCCATTGCAATCTTTTTTATGTTTACAGTGCTTTGGCTTGTGCCTGTTTTACTTGTACAGGTCCCATGCCTCGAGGAATTTCGATGTTTTCTCTTGTTTCAGCACCTAATTCATCTCCGATATGATCTGCTGCAATATTCGGATTTAGATCGCCGCAAGTATAAACATCTATGCTCGCATAACCATGTTCAGGAAAGCTGTGAATTGTTAGATGAGATTCAGAAATAATCACAACTCCACTTACTCCTTGAGGTGCAAATTTGTGAAAAGCAACCTCTCTTACCTCAGCTCCTGATTTCAAAGCTGCATTTACAAACGTTTTTTCAATAAAATCCATGTCGTTCAGTTTATCACAGTCGCATCCCCATAGCTCGGAGATAACGTGACGTCCGATTGTTTCCATCATGGACCCCCCTTAAACAAGAATGAAAGAGTGAAGTTCTAAGCAGCCGGACCGGACATATACCACGGGGGAAAGTTAGTCCTAAGAGGTCCTAACCCTTTAAGTATACCCGAATGAGTCTGCGAACAAGAAGTTCACGAAAAATAGTATACTTTGTTTAGACCCATTTTGCAAGCTGTGTTTTTAGTGAGATGTTCTCTCATTTCTTGAAAAGGAACAATCGTTTTCTTCATTTCAAACAGCTGACAGCTCTTTCATCTGTGCGCCGACAAATTTTACAAGATCAACTACTCGGCATGAATAACCCCATTCATTGTCATACCATGCAAGGACTTTCACTTTTCTCCCTTCCATTACCATCGTTGTCAGTCCATCCACAACTGCTGAATAAGGGTTCGTGTTAAAGTCCGTAGAGACAAGCGGCTCATCTGTGTAATCTAAAACCCCAGTAAGGGATGTTTTAGATGCATTCGAGAAGGCTGCATTTACTTCTTCTGCTGTGACATCTTTTTTCAAGTCAACGACAAGATCAACCATCGACACATTGGAAACTGGCACGCGGAGTGCAAGTCCGTGTAATTTCCCTTTCATGTGCGGAAGAACTAAAGAAAGCGCTTTAGCGGCACCCGTCGTAGTTGGAATAATGGACTGAGCACATGCTCTTGCCCGGCGCAGATCCTTATGCGGGTTATCGATATTTTTTTGATCATTTGTATAAGCATGAACTGTTGTCATTAAACCGTTTTCGATGCCAAATTCATCATCTAACAGTTTCACAACTGGTGCTAAACAGTTTGTTGTACATGATGCGTTTGAAATAATGACGTGCTTTTCAGGATCAAGATCATCCTCATTGACACCCATCACAATTGTAATATCTTCATTTTTACCTGGAGCTGTTAGAATGACTTTTTTTGCTCCGGCATCTATATGGCCCATCGCTTGATCTTTTGCATTAAATTTACCTGTTGCTTCAATGACGATATCAATCCCAAGCTCTCCCCATGGAAGCTGCTTTGGGTCTCTATTATTAAGCAAAAGCACTCTTTTGCCATTCACAATCAAGGCGTCATCTTCTGCTGACACATCACATTCGTAACGTCCATGATTTGTGTCATATTTAATTAAATGTGCTAGCGTTTCGGCAGGATAGCTTGCGTTCACCGCTACAATTTGAATTTGATCATCAAGCATTGCTTTTCTGAAGACCATGCGTCCAATTCTGCCAAACCCATTGATCGCTGCTTTTACCTTCATGAACAGGTCACTCCCCTATTATGTGTTATACTCAATAAATTCATTTATGGAATTAGTATATCACATTAGAGTGTAATTGCCAGTATATAAATGTATATTTTGTAAAAAGGGCTGTTCTTTTCAAAGGAAATAAGAATAAAGCATAAAAAAAAGAAGAGTACGTGTATGTACTCTTACTTATCTGTATGTTCCCATTCATTTAATATGTTCTGTAATTGCTTTCTGGTAAACGCGAGATCTTGTGTGTTCTCTATCACGCGGTCTGCTTTTTTACATTTCTCCTCAAGAGACTGCTGAGAGTGAATACGATTTAGTGCTTCTTCCTCGCTGAGGTCATTTCGATTCATGAGACGCGACAGCTGTAATTCAGGCGTTGTATACACCACAATGATACGGTCGACAAGGCTTTCCAGCTGACTTTCAAATAAAAGCGGGATATCGAGGACGACGAAGGTTTCTTGCTGATCAACCCCTTCATCTCGCTGTTTGAGCATTTCTTTTCTCACTTCAGGATGAACAATCGCATTGAGCTGCTCTCTTTTCTTTTCATCAGAAAAAATGATGGCTCCAAGCTGCTGCCGGTTCAGCTCCCCATTTGGCAGGAGAACATCCTCACCAAAGGTTTGAACGATTTGCTGAAGGGCTGGTGTTCCTTTGGCAACCGCTTCTTTTGCAATAACATCTGCGTCCACGACCCGGATGCCCTGCTCTTTTATCATTTGAGAGACGGTGCTTTTTCCACTAGCAATCCCGCCTGTTAATCCAATGACAAGCGTCAATTGATTTCCTCCTTTACAGCTTCCAAATCCCAATTAAAATGAGCAGAAGCCCTGGTAAGCATGCAAGTTTATCGATCCAGCGCCAATTTGCCAAGTAATGACCGGCACGGAGCCCGATACACACAAAGAGTGAGCTCATCACGGCCACAGTGATGCTCATGACAATTGGAGAAAAGCCTAGAATCGCAGCGCCAATCCCTGCGCCAAATGCATCAATGGATAAAGCAATCCCAAGAAGCACCGCTTCCATTCCATTGATCGTTCCAGAACGGTCAATATCTGCACTTGTCGGCTTTCGCAATATGTGAATGACAAGACCAAGCGATTGTACTTCCACATTGAGCAAAGTCTTTTCATGAAGAAACAAATCACGCTCTTTCGCTGGTTTGTAAAATTGATAAAGGACCCAAAGTCCAATGGCGATCAAAATGCCTCCACCAAGTTTATCTGTCACTGAAACAGGGAGGAATGTCGTCAGCAGGCTGCCAATCAGCATGGAAATGAGCAGCACAATCCCTGAACAGCATGCAATCATGACAATCGCTTTAAATGGAATCCTCATTTTACGAAGGCCATACGTAAAGCCTACAGAAAAGCTGTCAATGCTGACTGCAATAGCTAAAAACAGGAGCGAAATCGAAATCATACCTGAACTCTTCCTTTCTGTTCATGCAACGATGATCAAGAGTCTCTAGACGTCCTAAGACTCTTCTTCACTATATGAAGAGCAGGTGGGCTGTGTGTCAGTCTACACCTTGCTGAAAAATGAATGTTTTTTATCGTATGCACAGCAAAAAGGAAGCATGCAGATGGCTGATTTTTATTGAGGACGTTTTTGGCAGGTTACACAAAAATGAGTGCCGCGCCCTCCGACTACTGTTTTCTCAATGATGCTTCCGCATGTTTGACAAGGCTTTCCTCGCCGGTCATACACAAGAAGCTGCAGTTGAAATGTTCCAATATCACCTTGTGAATTGATATATGAGCGAATCGTGCTGCCTCCAGCATCTACCGCCACTTGAAGTGTATCGATTATATGCCTGTGAAGCACTTTACAGGATTCAAGGCTGAGCTGATTCGCTTTTGTTTCTGGATGAATGCCTGCTTTAAACAAAACCTCATCTACATAAATATTACCAAGACCCACGACAATTTTTTGATCAAGCAGCGCTGTTTTGACCACACGGGATGTTTTTTTCAATTGCTCCCATAAATATTCCGGAGTAAATTGATCATCAAACGGTTCATATCCCAGCTGAGAGAGCGGAAGTTCCTTTTCCTCTTCTCCCGGCTGAAATAAATGCATCGTGCCAAATTTACGCACATCATGATACCGAAGCTCAGTACCATCTGTAAACGTAAAGACGACATGTACATGTTTATCATGTGGCTCATGCGCTTCATGCACACGGTATTTCCCTTCCATTCTTAAATGGGAGACCATCACGTAGTGGTCTAAATGAAAGAGCAGGAACTTTCCTCTTCTTTCAATGGTTTGTATCGTTTCTCCTACCATCCTTCTTGCGAACTCTTCCGGCTCCCCAGGACGTTTGATGATATTTGGCCATTTGATATCGACCGTTTCAATCGTTTTTCCTTTGACTAACCGCTTGAGTGTACGCCGGACGGTTTCAACTTCTGGTAATTCCGGCATGCTCCTCGCTCCTTTTTCTCTCTATTATTTTGCGTCGTACCAAGATGGCCCTGAAGCAAAATCGACTTTTAGCGGCACATCTAGCTGAAGTGCATTTTCCATAACTTCAGGGACAATTTTTTCGAGAATGGCAATTTCTTCTTTCGGCGCTTCGAAGATCAATTCATCGTGCACCTGTAATAAAAGATTTGCCTGTAAGTTTTCTTCTTTTAACTTTCGCGCCATATCAATCATGGCTTTTTTAATAATATCAGCTGCACTTCCTTGGATTGGTGTGTTCATGGCTGTTCGTTCAGCAAAGCTTTTGATATTAAAATTACGGCTTGTAATATCCGGGATATACCGTCTGCGTTTGAGAAGCGTCGTAACATAACCTTTTTGTTTCGCTTCCTGCACGATCTCTTCCATATAGGTTTTCACACCTTTAAAGATTGTTAAATAGCGTTCGATAAAGGCAGCTGCTTCTTTTCTTGTGATCCCAAGATTTTGAGATAATCCATAGTCACTGATTCCATATACAATTCCGAAGTTGACAGCCTTTGCCTGTCTTCTCATAGAGGAAGTCACTTCTTCTTCTGAGACATGGAATACGTCCATCGCTGTCTTCGTGTGAATATCCATATCTTGCGTAAATGCTTCGATCAAATTCTCATCTTGAGAAATATGAGCGAGTACACGCAGCTCAATTTGTGAATAGTCAGCAGCAAACATGAGCCAGCCTTCTTTTGATGGAACGAATGCTTGACGAATTTTCCGTCCTTCCTCTAAACGAATCGGGATGTTTTGCAGGTTTGGATCTGTTGAGCTTAGTCTCCCTGTTTGCGTGAGCGCTTGATTAAATCGTGTATGCACTTTATGGGTATCCTTGCGCGTTACTTTCATTAAGCCTTCCACATAAGTCGATTGCAGCTTTCCAATTTGGCGGTAATGCAGAATGGACCGGATGATTTCGTGCTTATCTTCAAGCTTTTCAAGAACATCCGCAGATGTCGAGTAGCCTGTTTTTGTCTTCTTTATAATCGGCAGACCTAATTTTTCAAAAAGAATCACACCAAGCTGTTTAGGAGAATTGATGTTAAACGTTTCTCCTGCTAAGCGGTGAATGGTTTCTTCATATTCCTTCAGCTTTTTCGTTAACTCTTCACCCATCTTTTCTAGGCGCTCAATATCTACCTTTACGCCAAGGGATTCCATTTCACCTAAGATGAGGGCAAGCGGCAGCTCTAAGTCTTCATATAGTTCATGCTGATCATTTTTTTCTAGTGCTTCAAGTGTTAAATCATGCAGAGCAGAGATCGCCGCTGCTTTTCGCCCAAGATGTTCCTTCAGTTCATCTTCAGGTGGAATCGCCTGCTTTGCTCCTTTTCCGTACACTTTTTCATCAGAAAGAGCGATGTTAAGACCGTATTCCTTCGCCACACTTGCGACGTCCTCATACGATTTCTGAGGGTTGACGACATAGGAAGCAAGCAGAACATCGTTATCGACACCTTTTAGATCGACATCATGCCATCTGAGGGCGACGACTGCTCTTTTTGAATCGAAGACCCATTTCTTCTTCGTTTCATCCTGTACCCATTGTTTAAATGCATCTGATTGAAGTGCATCTTCTTTTGTGATAAAAAACGCACCGTTTTCATTATGGATCGCAAAACCGATCAAATCCGCTTCATGATAATTATCTCCAAGCTGTTCTACCACAAGGGCGGCGTGATCTGTCAGCATTTCATCCGTTACATCGGTCATTTTTTTCACTTCTAATGCTTCAACTTCGACCTGTTCACCTGTTTCTGGTGCTTCTCCTAGACGCTCTAACAGCGTTTGAAAGCCTAGTTCTTTATAAAGAGAGATCACTTGATCCATATGAGGACCTTCATATGCGAGATCCTTGCTTGATACATCAATTGGCGCTTCTACAAGAATCGTTGCGAGTTTTTTACTCATCACCGCTTGTTCTTTATATTCTTCAAGCTTTTCTTTTAGCTTTTTCCCGCTGACTTCGTCAATATGTTCAAGCAGGTTTTCAACCGTTTCAAACTGCTTTAACAACTTAATCGCTGTTTTTTCACCTACACCTGGCACCCCTGGGATATTATCTGAGGAATCTCCCATCAAACCTTTCATATCGATGATTTGATCTGGACGCAGGCCATATTTCTCTTCAATATGAGCCGGTGTGTAATATTCTACTTCTGTAATGCCTTTTTTCGTAATCGCCACCGTCGTATGGTCTGTTGAAAGCTGCGTTAAGTCCTTATCTCCTGAGAAAATTTTGACTTCAAAGCCGTCTTTTTCTGCCTCGACAGCCAATGTCCCGATAATATCGTCTGCCTCGTATTGAGGAAGCTCGTACCTTTTCACCTGATAGGCATCTAATAGTTCACGGATGAACGGCATTTGTTCTGATAGCTCTGGCGGCGTTTTTTGTCTTCCACCTTTATATTCTTTAAATGTCTCGTGGCGGAACGTTGTTTTTCCCGCATCAAATGCGACGAGCATATGGGTTGGCTTCTCGTCCTCGAGCATTTTCATTAAGATCATCGCAAAGCCGTAAATGGCATTTGTATGGACGCCTTTATCATTTGATAATAGCGGCAAAGCAAAAAAGGCTCGATAAGCGAGACTGTTTCCATCCACTAGTACTAATTTCTTTTTGTCTGTCATGTTTTAATCCTCCATCGGCTGAGCCATTTCAGCCGTCTCTTTCACACATTGTATCATCATTTTATCAAAGTTTATTTTGAAAAGAAAATAGTCGAACCTGCATAAAAAAAGGGACGAAAACAACAAGTGTTTTCGTCCTTCCAAAATTGGCTCCTTGGATGAAGGGGTTCCTATTCATCCTACCAATGATTGTTTAACTAAACATGAATCCATTGTAAAGATCATGTAAATTTTAACGCAACTTTCCTTTTTCCTCTATTTTGATTTTAGGCTCACTGTAAAAGTCGTTCCTTTGCCTTGTTTGCTATGGACCGAAATCGTTCCTCCATGCGCCTCCACAAGGTGTTTGACAATCGCAAGACCAAGTCCTGTACCGCCTGAATTTCTACTTCTATCTTTATCAATTCGATAAAATCTCTCAAATATTCTTGGAATCTCGCTTTTCTTCATGCCGATTCCTGTATCTGCTATATCAAATTCATAGGCGCCTTTCCGCGGTCTTGCCGAAATGGTGACACTCCCTCCCTCTGGTGTATAAGTAAGGGCATTGTTCACGAGATTAAGGAAGATTTGCTTTAATCTCAGCGGATCTGCCATCACATAGACGGGCTCTTTCGGGATACACACTTGTAATTGAATGCCTTTTTCTGCCGCCTTTTGTTTTAAAAGGACTTCAATCTCTTGAATGATTTCTGTTGCATTGGCATCTTGAATATTCAGTTTGAAATGCTGCTGTTCGATTTTGGAAAGATCGAGTAAATCTTGAATGAGAGTTTCGAGACGGACACTCTCTTTTAGAATGATTGAAAGGAATTGTGTCAGTGCTTCTTTGTCATCAATCGCTCCATCAAGAAGGGTTTCGGAGAATCCTTTAATTGACGTAATCGGTGTCTTTAATTCGTGAGACACATTGGCGACAAAATCTTTACGCATCTGCTCCAGCTGCTTTGTTTCTGTCACGTCATGAAACACAAGGACAATTCCTTTCCATTCATCGTCTGTACTTAAAATAGGCACACCATCCACCTGAAAGTAGCGCCGTTCAATGTCAACGGCTAGGCGTAAAAACTTCCGCACCTTCGTTTCTGTCATAAAAATTTCGTCAATCAGTTCAATAATTTCTTCATGTGTAAATGCTTCATGATACAGCTTGTGCATGTAAATGTGCTTTTGCACCTTAAACTGCTTGCGGAAGGTTCGATTGACTAGGTTGATATACCCCATCTTATCAATCAAAATAATACCTGCTCCGATGTTTTCAATAACTGTTTGCAGACGGTCTCGCTGCATTTCCCCAGTGCTTGTCATTTCTTGAAGGCTTTCTGCCAGGCGCTTCATTGATGTATTAAGCTCACTTGTTTCAATGATGAGCTCTTCATAATGATTGGTATCGTAGTTCCCGCGTTCCAGCTGTTTGGCTACCTTGGTGGCATATTCTATCGGTTTTACATATTTCATCGACATGCGGTATCCAAAGAAAACGATGATAATAATCGCCGAGCCAAGACAAACGGCTAATGCAAGCCAAAGCTGGCCGTCAATTTCATTTAAAGGCTGGAATGATGCATGGAGAAATAAATAGCCTGCCGGTTCGTTTTGTTTCAGGATAGGGACTGCGTAATGAAACAGCGCATCCTTCTCATCCTCAATGACGATGCCTTTTGTTTGAAGCCGTTCATTGTTCAGTGTGTTTTGAATGATGCCCCTTTGCTCCGCTTGACCCGTTGTATGTATGATATTCCCCTTCAGGTCCACAATTGACGCATTCATATCGAGATGCTGCTTTGCCTGATTGAGGATCTCCTTGTTTTTCTTTGCTTGCAGATCATCACCATCCATAGAAGAAAGAAGAAAGCTCGATTCATTTTCCATTCGTTCGGTTAATTTTGTTTCATAAAAAACATGGAACATGTGATCCAAAAAAAGACCAAGTGCAACAAACACAATAAAAAGGAGAAAAATAAGTCCCGAAAACAGACGGGTTCGAATTTTACTCATTTGGTTTTGGCTCCTCCAATTTGTAGCCTAAGCCGCGAATGGTTTTAATATATGTTGGTTTTTTCGTGTTCTTTTCAATTTTGTCCCGTAAGTGGCTGATATGTACATCCACAATACGAGTGTCACCTGCAAAGTCATAATTCCAAACGGCACTAAGCAGCAGGTCACGTGTGAGGACACGTCCTTTATGCTTGGCCAAATAAAGTAGCAGTTCAAATTCCTTCGGCGTAAGCTCTAGGCGTTCTTCTTGGAAATAGACTTCGTAGTGTTCTGGTAAAATGCGCAATTCACCAATTTTGATTTGGTCTGCAATGATCTGTTCCTTCTCCTCTTGCGTGGGGACAGGATGAGATTGCTGCGCTCTTCTCAAGATGGCTTTTACACGAGCACCCACTTCTCTAGGACTGAATGGCTTTGTCATGTAATCATCGGCTCCAAGTTCAAGGCCGAGCACCTTATCAAATTCATCGTCCTTTGCTGTCAGCATTAAAATAGGGAACATCATTTTTTGAATTCTCAGTTGTTTGCACACTTCAATGCCGTCCATCTTCGGAAGCATTAAATCTAATACAATGAGATCAGGCTGTTCACTTGCTGCTTTTTCAAGCGCTTCTTCCCCATCTCTTGCTGTGACGACATCATAGCCCGCCCTTTCAAGGTTATAGCTTAGAAGTGTTACAATCGATTCTTCATCATCCACAACTAATATTTTTTTATTCATGTTGTGCCTCCAATTAGTGATTTCCCCTGCATCCGTTTTTTTGTATCTTATGTGAAAAGCGAGAAGTCATGCTTTCTCTTTCATTTTAACGAAAGCTTAACAAGAGGACAATTTAAAATTTCGACAAGATTGGTTTTGTAAACAAAAAGAAGACCCCTCATAAGAGAAGCCTTCTTTTTTTCATATTAAGACAATACTTTCATGACGTTCTTAACAGATTCTACAGAACGGTCAAGCTGACTTCTTTCTTCTTCTGTCAACTCAAGCTCAATGATCTGCTCAAGGCCGTTTCCACCTACGATTGTTGGTACACCAAGGTAAATGCCTTCGTAGCCATATTCACCTTCAAGGTATGCAATCGTTGGGATCACGCGGCGCTGATCTTTTAGAATCGCCTCAACCATTTCTACTAGTGAAGCAGCA contains the following coding sequences:
- a CDS encoding replication initiation and membrane attachment family protein — encoded protein: MTEHWKEVLAVDPYVVKSASLLGDIDRQLITLLYQPLIGMSAFSLYMTLWGELEQNRLWGKPAPHRQLMVMLQTNLNDIFEERLKLEAIGLLRTYEQETEEGRLFTYELVPPLRPDEFFQDGMLNVLLYHRVEKAKYMQLRDYFSYPGVPAEAKNISRSFEEVFHVLQPGERKMTEEIHQASSLDQGYEYVTVGSSQPAPLSDESFDFDLLLAGMSDMMIPRKALTKQVKETIKKLAVVYGITPLQMQNIVAGACGSDQMISTEELRKAARDWYQIEYRGEQPKLIDQKQPRHLRQDASKTAAADTPDAKLIEKLDHISPRELLKDMADGIEPTYADLRIVEDIMLEQQLEPGVMNVLIYYTLLKTDMKLSKTYMQKIAAHWVRKKIKTVAAAMKIAKEENRQMTEWAQQKNQRSTYGSGKVVREEKLPDWMKETETKEQTAKEQTNNLSTEDLEREKEKLLDQFKNMKKYNAH
- the nrdR gene encoding transcriptional regulator NrdR, with protein sequence MKCPTCQHLGTRVLDSRPVDEGKSIRRRRECESCQYRFTTFEKLEELPLIVVKKEGIREEFSREKMLRGLIKACEKRPVALKQLEDVCFNIEKELRNQGMSEVKSELVGEMVMDELAKIDEVSYVRFASVYRQFKDINVFIDELKDLLKKER
- a CDS encoding cytosolic protein, which translates into the protein MTLRQKFKRFMSNHTETSDEHPLSELRSHYYKSTNAQVFQAVEAILSRNDSYQVTSVSAERGEISANIRLPKKAFLVATVISIRPFETAVDLIVTTETALPTDFGYSQKTVVSLYDELDKQLPRIDRS
- the speD gene encoding adenosylmethionine decarboxylase, encoding METIGRHVISELWGCDCDKLNDMDFIEKTFVNAALKSGAEVREVAFHKFAPQGVSGVVIISESHLTIHSFPEHGYASIDVYTCGDLNPNIAADHIGDELGAETRENIEIPRGMGPVQVKQAQAKAL
- a CDS encoding glyceraldehyde-3-phosphate dehydrogenase, with the protein product MKVKAAINGFGRIGRMVFRKAMLDDQIQIVAVNASYPAETLAHLIKYDTNHGRYECDVSAEDDALIVNGKRVLLLNNRDPKQLPWGELGIDIVIEATGKFNAKDQAMGHIDAGAKKVILTAPGKNEDITIVMGVNEDDLDPEKHVIISNASCTTNCLAPVVKLLDDEFGIENGLMTTVHAYTNDQKNIDNPHKDLRRARACAQSIIPTTTGAAKALSLVLPHMKGKLHGLALRVPVSNVSMVDLVVDLKKDVTAEEVNAAFSNASKTSLTGVLDYTDEPLVSTDFNTNPYSAVVDGLTTMVMEGRKVKVLAWYDNEWGYSCRVVDLVKFVGAQMKELSAV
- the coaE gene encoding dephospho-CoA kinase (Dephospho-CoA kinase (CoaE) performs the final step in coenzyme A biosynthesis.) translates to MTLVIGLTGGIASGKSTVSQMIKEQGIRVVDADVIAKEAVAKGTPALQQIVQTFGEDVLLPNGELNRQQLGAIIFSDEKKREQLNAIVHPEVRKEMLKQRDEGVDQQETFVVLDIPLLFESQLESLVDRIIVVYTTPELQLSRLMNRNDLSEEEALNRIHSQQSLEEKCKKADRVIENTQDLAFTRKQLQNILNEWEHTDK
- the ytaF gene encoding sporulation membrane protein YtaF produces the protein MISISLLFLAIAVSIDSFSVGFTYGLRKMRIPFKAIVMIACCSGIVLLISMLIGSLLTTFLPVSVTDKLGGGILIAIGLWVLYQFYKPAKERDLFLHEKTLLNVEVQSLGLVIHILRKPTSADIDRSGTINGMEAVLLGIALSIDAFGAGIGAAILGFSPIVMSITVAVMSSLFVCIGLRAGHYLANWRWIDKLACLPGLLLILIGIWKL
- the mutM gene encoding DNA-formamidopyrimidine glycosylase, which encodes MPELPEVETVRRTLKRLVKGKTIETVDIKWPNIIKRPGEPEEFARRMVGETIQTIERRGKFLLFHLDHYVMVSHLRMEGKYRVHEAHEPHDKHVHVVFTFTDGTELRYHDVRKFGTMHLFQPGEEEKELPLSQLGYEPFDDQFTPEYLWEQLKKTSRVVKTALLDQKIVVGLGNIYVDEVLFKAGIHPETKANQLSLESCKVLHRHIIDTLQVAVDAGGSTIRSYINSQGDIGTFQLQLLVYDRRGKPCQTCGSIIEKTVVGGRGTHFCVTCQKRPQ
- the polA gene encoding DNA polymerase I, whose translation is MTDKKKLVLVDGNSLAYRAFFALPLLSNDKGVHTNAIYGFAMILMKMLEDEKPTHMLVAFDAGKTTFRHETFKEYKGGRQKTPPELSEQMPFIRELLDAYQVKRYELPQYEADDIIGTLAVEAEKDGFEVKIFSGDKDLTQLSTDHTTVAITKKGITEVEYYTPAHIEEKYGLRPDQIIDMKGLMGDSSDNIPGVPGVGEKTAIKLLKQFETVENLLEHIDEVSGKKLKEKLEEYKEQAVMSKKLATILVEAPIDVSSKDLAYEGPHMDQVISLYKELGFQTLLERLGEAPETGEQVEVEALEVKKMTDVTDEMLTDHAALVVEQLGDNYHEADLIGFAIHNENGAFFITKEDALQSDAFKQWVQDETKKKWVFDSKRAVVALRWHDVDLKGVDNDVLLASYVVNPQKSYEDVASVAKEYGLNIALSDEKVYGKGAKQAIPPEDELKEHLGRKAAAISALHDLTLEALEKNDQHELYEDLELPLALILGEMESLGVKVDIERLEKMGEELTKKLKEYEETIHRLAGETFNINSPKQLGVILFEKLGLPIIKKTKTGYSTSADVLEKLEDKHEIIRSILHYRQIGKLQSTYVEGLMKVTRKDTHKVHTRFNQALTQTGRLSSTDPNLQNIPIRLEEGRKIRQAFVPSKEGWLMFAADYSQIELRVLAHISQDENLIEAFTQDMDIHTKTAMDVFHVSEEEVTSSMRRQAKAVNFGIVYGISDYGLSQNLGITRKEAAAFIERYLTIFKGVKTYMEEIVQEAKQKGYVTTLLKRRRYIPDITSRNFNIKSFAERTAMNTPIQGSAADIIKKAMIDMARKLKEENLQANLLLQVHDELIFEAPKEEIAILEKIVPEVMENALQLDVPLKVDFASGPSWYDAK